A region from the Stutzerimonas stutzeri genome encodes:
- the fliM gene encoding flagellar motor switch protein FliM, translated as MAVQDLLSQDEIDALLHGVDDGLVDTESDAEPGSIKSYDLTSQDRIVRGRMPTLEMVNERFARYTRISMFNLLRRSADVSVGGVQVMKFGEYVHSLYVPTSLNLVKIKPLRGTSLFILDAKLVFKLVDNFFGGDGRHAKIEGREFTPTELRVVRMVLDQAFVDLKEAWHAVLDVNFEYVHSEVNPALANIVSPSEVVVVSTFHIELESGGGDFHVTMPYSMIEPIREMLDAGFQSDVSDQDERWINALREDVLDVKVPLSSTVVRRQLKLRDILNMQPGDVIPVEMPEDMIMRANGMPTFKVKLGAHKGNLALQVLESVMRPR; from the coding sequence ATGGCTGTTCAAGACCTGCTCTCGCAAGACGAGATCGATGCGCTCCTGCACGGGGTTGACGACGGTCTGGTCGATACCGAAAGCGATGCCGAGCCGGGCAGCATCAAAAGCTACGACCTGACCAGCCAGGACCGCATCGTCCGTGGGCGCATGCCCACGCTGGAAATGGTCAATGAACGTTTTGCCCGCTACACCCGCATCAGCATGTTCAACCTGCTGCGCCGCTCGGCCGATGTGTCCGTGGGCGGAGTACAGGTGATGAAGTTCGGCGAATACGTTCATTCGCTGTACGTCCCGACCAGCCTCAATCTGGTGAAGATCAAGCCGCTGCGCGGCACCTCGTTGTTCATTCTCGACGCCAAACTGGTATTCAAGCTGGTCGACAACTTCTTCGGTGGCGACGGCCGTCATGCCAAGATCGAGGGGCGCGAGTTCACGCCGACCGAGCTGCGTGTCGTACGGATGGTGCTGGACCAGGCCTTCGTCGATCTGAAGGAAGCCTGGCACGCGGTGCTCGACGTCAATTTCGAGTACGTGCATTCGGAGGTCAATCCGGCGCTGGCCAATATCGTCAGTCCCAGTGAAGTGGTGGTGGTGTCGACCTTCCACATCGAGCTGGAAAGCGGTGGCGGCGACTTCCACGTCACCATGCCGTACTCGATGATCGAACCGATCCGCGAAATGCTCGACGCCGGCTTCCAGTCCGATGTCAGCGATCAGGACGAGCGCTGGATCAATGCGCTTCGTGAGGACGTGCTCGACGTCAAGGTGCCGCTCAGTTCGACGGTGGTGCGCCGCCAGCTCAAGCTGCGCGACATCCTGAACATGCAGCCAGGCGACGTCATTCCGGTGGAAATGCCGGAAGACATGATCATGCGTGCCAATGGCATGCCGACCTTCAAGGTCAAGCTGGGCGCGCACAAAGGCAACCTGGCCCTGCAGGTGCTTGAATCGGTCATGCGACCTCGTTGA
- the flhB gene encoding flagellar biosynthesis protein FlhB: MAESESGADKSEEPTEKRLRESREKGQLARSRELNTVAVTLGGIGGLLASGGSLAGSLMAIMQGSFDLSRETLLDEGAMVRLLMSSGMIALEAIMPLLIVLLLVSIIGPISLGGWLFSAKAMAPKFSRMNPGPGLKRMFSTKALVELLKALGKFLVVLLVALAVLGAYEDDLLSIAKQPLDLAIMHSVNVVGWCALWMACGLILIAAVDVPFQLWDNKQKLMMTKQEVRDEYKDSEGKPEVKSRIRQLQRDAAQRRMMQAVPEADVVITNPTHFAVALKYDGSKGGAPMLVAKGGDFVALKIREIANEHKVTVLESPALARAVYYSTELDQEIPAGLYLAVAQVLAYVYQLRQYRSGKGKRPDPLGNLPIPPDLRRDE, encoded by the coding sequence ATGGCTGAAAGCGAAAGCGGTGCCGACAAAAGCGAGGAACCCACGGAGAAACGTCTCCGAGAATCTCGCGAGAAAGGTCAGTTGGCCCGCTCCCGTGAACTGAACACGGTGGCGGTGACATTGGGCGGTATCGGCGGGTTGCTGGCTTCCGGCGGTAGCCTGGCCGGCAGCCTGATGGCCATCATGCAGGGTAGCTTCGACCTGAGCCGCGAGACGCTGCTGGATGAAGGGGCGATGGTCCGGCTCCTGATGAGCAGCGGCATGATCGCACTGGAAGCCATCATGCCGCTGCTGATCGTGTTGCTACTCGTCTCCATCATAGGGCCGATCTCGCTGGGTGGCTGGCTGTTCTCGGCCAAGGCGATGGCGCCCAAGTTCAGCCGGATGAATCCGGGGCCCGGTCTCAAGCGAATGTTCTCGACCAAGGCGCTGGTTGAGTTGCTCAAGGCGCTAGGCAAGTTCCTCGTCGTGCTGCTGGTGGCCCTGGCGGTGCTCGGCGCTTACGAAGACGACCTGCTTTCGATCGCCAAGCAGCCTCTGGATCTGGCCATCATGCACAGCGTCAACGTGGTGGGTTGGTGTGCGCTGTGGATGGCCTGCGGGCTGATCCTGATCGCGGCGGTGGACGTGCCGTTCCAGCTCTGGGACAACAAGCAGAAACTGATGATGACCAAGCAGGAAGTCCGCGACGAATACAAGGACAGCGAGGGCAAGCCGGAGGTTAAATCGCGGATTCGTCAGTTGCAGCGCGATGCCGCCCAGCGCCGGATGATGCAGGCGGTACCGGAGGCCGACGTGGTCATCACCAACCCGACCCACTTCGCCGTCGCGTTGAAATATGACGGAAGCAAGGGCGGCGCGCCGATGCTGGTGGCCAAGGGAGGCGACTTCGTTGCGCTGAAGATTCGCGAGATCGCCAACGAACACAAGGTGACCGTGCTCGAATCCCCGGCGCTGGCGCGGGCGGTGTATTACTCCACCGAACTGGATCAGGAAATCCCGGCCGGGTTGTACCTCGCCGTGGCGCAGGTACTGGCCTATGTCTATCAATTGCGCCAATACCGATCCGGCAAAGGCAAACGTCCTGATCCGCTGGGCAATCTACCGATTCCGCCGGATCTACGGCGGGATGAATAG
- the fliQ gene encoding flagellar biosynthesis protein FliQ, with amino-acid sequence MTPEVAVDLFREALWMTAMIVGVLVVPSLLVGLVVAMFQAATQINEQTLSFLPRLLIMLMTLIWAGPWLVRELMEYTQNLIQNIPLIIG; translated from the coding sequence ATGACGCCCGAGGTTGCCGTTGATCTGTTCCGCGAGGCGCTGTGGATGACCGCGATGATCGTCGGCGTGCTGGTAGTACCTAGCCTGCTGGTCGGCCTGGTAGTCGCCATGTTCCAGGCGGCCACCCAAATCAACGAACAAACCCTGAGTTTTCTGCCGCGTCTGCTGATCATGTTGATGACGCTGATCTGGGCCGGGCCTTGGCTGGTGCGTGAGCTGATGGAGTACACCCAGAACCTGATCCAGAACATCCCGTTGATCATCGGCTGA
- the sodC gene encoding superoxide dismutase family protein translates to MKQWIIAALAGCTAIGLQAETLSVPVKAVTAEGIGESVGTVKIESSQYGLVFRPDLSGLESGAHGFHIHAKGSCEPAQKDGETIAAGAAGGHWDPKNTGKHGEPWGEGHMGDLPALMVDSDGKANQPVLAPRLKSLGDIKGLALMVHKGGDNHSDHPQPLGGGGARVACGVIE, encoded by the coding sequence ATGAAACAGTGGATCATCGCAGCCCTCGCCGGTTGCACGGCCATAGGCCTGCAAGCCGAAACCCTCAGCGTGCCGGTCAAGGCGGTAACGGCCGAAGGCATCGGCGAGTCCGTCGGCACGGTCAAGATCGAGAGCAGCCAGTACGGACTGGTGTTCCGCCCCGACCTGTCCGGCCTGGAGTCCGGCGCGCATGGTTTCCATATCCACGCCAAGGGCAGCTGCGAACCGGCGCAAAAGGATGGCGAAACCATCGCCGCCGGCGCCGCGGGCGGCCACTGGGATCCGAAGAACACCGGCAAACATGGCGAGCCCTGGGGCGAGGGTCACATGGGCGACCTCCCGGCGCTGATGGTCGACAGCGACGGCAAAGCCAACCAGCCGGTTTTGGCGCCCCGCCTGAAGAGCCTCGGTGATATCAAGGGGCTTGCCTTGATGGTCCACAAGGGCGGTGACAACCACTCCGACCATCCACAGCCCCTGGGCGGCGGCGGCGCGCGGGTAGCCTGCGGGGTGATCGAATAA
- the fliL gene encoding flagellar basal body-associated protein FliL: MAKKQGPPDVASPAAPSEGKGKLKLIILIVLGLLLAVGLSVGGTFYFMSRGESKPPADEAGEDHSTPQRQVAVYEVLAPAFIVNFANAGGRQRYMQVSVALMSRDQAALDALKEHMPLLRNQLVMLFSSQEFATLMTPVGQEMLRQKATASVQELAQKEIGKPAIEQVLFTNFVLQ; encoded by the coding sequence ATGGCTAAGAAACAAGGACCTCCAGACGTAGCGAGTCCCGCAGCTCCGAGCGAAGGAAAGGGCAAGCTCAAGCTGATCATTCTGATCGTGCTCGGCTTGCTGTTGGCGGTCGGGCTGTCGGTCGGTGGCACCTTTTATTTCATGTCGCGAGGCGAATCCAAGCCACCGGCCGATGAAGCGGGCGAAGACCATTCGACGCCACAGCGACAGGTGGCGGTCTACGAGGTGCTGGCACCGGCGTTCATCGTCAACTTCGCCAATGCGGGCGGGCGTCAACGTTATATGCAGGTGAGCGTGGCCCTTATGTCGCGTGATCAGGCGGCGCTCGATGCGCTCAAGGAACACATGCCGCTGCTACGCAATCAATTGGTTATGCTGTTTTCCAGCCAGGAGTTCGCCACGCTGATGACGCCGGTCGGGCAAGAGATGCTTCGGCAAAAAGCGACCGCCAGCGTCCAGGAACTGGCGCAGAAGGAAATCGGCAAGCCTGCGATCGAGCAGGTGCTGTTCACCAACTTCGTATTGCAATAG
- the fliR gene encoding flagellar biosynthetic protein FliR, producing MLEFSDAQIGAWVGQFLLPLFRIAALLMSMPLIGTQLVPMRVRLYLAVAIAVVVVPGLPPVPVVEALSAQALVLIAEQILIGVMLGFVLQLFFHVFIVSGQMLAMQMGLGFASMVDPANGVSVPVIGQFFNMLVILLFLAMNGHLVVLEILTESFTTLPIGGWLVGTNHFWEVAGKLGWVLGAGLLLVLPAITALLVVNLAFGLMTRAAPQLNIFSIGFPLTLVLGLIIVWIGMADILAQYQTFVSEALAMLRELIGLR from the coding sequence GTGCTTGAGTTCAGCGATGCGCAGATCGGCGCATGGGTTGGGCAGTTCCTGCTGCCGCTGTTCCGCATCGCGGCGCTGTTGATGAGCATGCCGCTGATCGGTACCCAGCTGGTACCGATGCGCGTGCGGCTGTATCTGGCCGTCGCGATTGCCGTGGTGGTCGTGCCGGGCCTGCCTCCGGTCCCGGTGGTCGAGGCGTTGAGTGCCCAGGCGCTGGTGCTGATCGCCGAACAGATCCTGATCGGGGTGATGCTGGGCTTCGTGCTACAACTGTTCTTTCACGTGTTCATCGTCTCCGGCCAGATGCTGGCAATGCAAATGGGCCTGGGCTTCGCCTCGATGGTCGACCCGGCCAACGGCGTCTCGGTACCGGTGATCGGCCAGTTCTTCAATATGCTGGTGATCCTCCTGTTCCTGGCCATGAACGGGCATCTGGTGGTGCTGGAAATCCTCACGGAGAGCTTCACCACCTTGCCCATCGGGGGCTGGCTGGTCGGCACCAATCATTTCTGGGAAGTGGCCGGCAAGCTGGGCTGGGTGCTGGGCGCCGGTCTGCTGCTAGTGCTGCCGGCAATCACCGCGTTGCTGGTGGTGAACCTGGCCTTTGGCCTGATGACGCGGGCGGCGCCACAACTGAATATCTTCTCCATCGGCTTTCCGTTGACCCTGGTGCTCGGCCTGATCATCGTCTGGATCGGCATGGCCGACATCCTGGCCCAGTACCAGACCTTCGTCAGCGAGGCGCTGGCAATGCTGCGCGAATTGATCGGGCTGCGCTGA
- the fliP gene encoding flagellar type III secretion system pore protein FliP (The bacterial flagellar biogenesis protein FliP forms a type III secretion system (T3SS)-type pore required for flagellar assembly.): MLRLLLAVVLVLAAPFAVGQDAGSLIAQGDNPLSIPAITLSTDAQGQQEYSVSLQILLIMTALSFIPAFVMLMTSFTRIIIVFSILRQALGLQQTPSNQILVGLTIFLTLFIMAPVFERINNEALQPYLNEQLSAPDAIARAEVPLKGFMLAQTRESDLELFVRLSRRTDIQTPDAAPLTILVPAFVTSELKTAFQIGFMIFIPFLIIDMVVASVLMAMGMMMLSPLIISLPFKIMLFVLVDGWGLIIGTLASSFGTL; the protein is encoded by the coding sequence ATGCTTCGATTGTTGCTGGCGGTAGTGCTGGTGTTGGCCGCTCCGTTTGCCGTGGGTCAGGACGCCGGCTCGCTGATCGCCCAGGGCGATAACCCGTTGTCGATCCCGGCCATCACGCTGAGCACCGACGCGCAGGGACAGCAGGAATACTCGGTCAGCCTGCAGATCCTGCTGATTATGACGGCGCTGAGCTTCATTCCGGCGTTCGTCATGCTGATGACGAGCTTCACGCGGATCATCATCGTTTTTTCCATCCTGCGTCAGGCGTTGGGCCTGCAGCAGACGCCCTCGAACCAGATCCTGGTCGGGCTGACGATATTCCTCACGCTGTTCATCATGGCCCCGGTGTTCGAGCGGATTAACAACGAGGCCTTGCAGCCCTACCTGAACGAGCAACTGTCGGCGCCCGATGCGATCGCCCGGGCCGAGGTGCCGCTCAAAGGCTTCATGCTGGCGCAGACGCGCGAGAGCGACCTGGAGCTGTTCGTGCGGCTGTCGCGGCGCACCGATATCCAGACGCCGGACGCGGCGCCGCTGACGATCCTGGTGCCGGCCTTCGTCACCTCCGAACTGAAGACGGCCTTCCAGATCGGTTTCATGATCTTCATCCCGTTCCTGATCATCGACATGGTGGTCGCCAGTGTGCTGATGGCCATGGGCATGATGATGCTTTCGCCGCTGATCATTTCGCTGCCGTTCAAGATCATGCTGTTCGTGCTGGTTGACGGCTGGGGGTTGATCATCGGTACGCTCGCCAGCAGTTTCGGCACGCTGTAG
- the fliO gene encoding flagellar biosynthetic protein FliO yields the protein MRALVFLGLLLALPAMAAEPAASMSSAGMGAQMSKLLLGLLLVIGLIFLLAWLLRRVQQLNPRGNQAIKLISSHALGPRERLVLVQVGSEQVLLGLSAGRIAPLHVLKEPVHLPDAEPASPEFAQRLMELLGKDQKDKP from the coding sequence ATGCGAGCTCTGGTCTTTCTCGGCCTGTTGCTGGCCCTGCCGGCGATGGCAGCGGAGCCCGCCGCGAGCATGAGCAGCGCTGGTATGGGCGCGCAGATGAGCAAGCTGTTGCTCGGCCTGTTGCTTGTGATCGGCCTGATATTCCTGCTGGCCTGGCTATTGCGTCGCGTGCAGCAACTCAATCCGCGTGGCAATCAGGCGATCAAGCTGATTTCCAGCCATGCGCTCGGCCCGCGTGAGCGCCTGGTGCTGGTACAGGTGGGTAGCGAGCAGGTGCTGCTTGGCCTGAGCGCCGGTCGCATCGCGCCGCTGCACGTGCTGAAGGAGCCGGTGCACCTGCCGGATGCCGAGCCGGCCAGCCCGGAATTTGCCCAGCGCCTGATGGAGTTGCTTGGCAAGGACCAGAAGGACAAGCCCTGA
- the fliN gene encoding flagellar motor switch protein FliN — MADEHEHTSAEEQALADEWASALAEAGDANQDDIDALLNQGPAAKPAPPRAPLEEFGSAPKSAGVPAGLEGPNLDVILDIPVSISMEVGSTEISIRNLLQLNQGSVVELDRLAGEPLDVLVNGTLIAHGEVVVVNEKFGIRLTDVISPSERIKKLR; from the coding sequence ATGGCAGACGAACACGAACATACCTCCGCAGAAGAACAGGCGCTCGCCGACGAGTGGGCATCTGCGCTTGCCGAAGCGGGCGACGCCAACCAGGACGATATCGATGCCCTGCTGAACCAGGGGCCGGCAGCGAAACCAGCGCCGCCGCGTGCGCCGCTGGAGGAATTCGGTAGCGCGCCGAAATCGGCGGGCGTACCGGCTGGGCTCGAGGGTCCGAATCTTGACGTGATTCTCGACATCCCGGTGTCGATCTCGATGGAGGTCGGCAGCACAGAGATCAGCATCCGCAACCTGCTGCAGCTCAACCAGGGCTCGGTGGTCGAGCTCGACCGCCTGGCTGGCGAGCCCCTCGATGTGCTGGTCAACGGCACACTGATCGCTCACGGCGAGGTGGTGGTGGTAAACGAGAAATTCGGCATTCGCCTGACTGATGTGATCAGTCCGAGCGAACGCATCAAGAAGTTGCGCTGA